A portion of the Bombina bombina isolate aBomBom1 chromosome 9, aBomBom1.pri, whole genome shotgun sequence genome contains these proteins:
- the MARVELD1 gene encoding MARVEL domain-containing protein 1, with product MPPAQHTRSSVSVSRDFLKSFPGALRLTQLLSGAGLWITIASNKYEGSIHFALAVAVFFWLLTLAIYFLTLLDKQELVPLVGAERWLLTNAIYDAVATVLHISAAGIMINKTVANSFCNVEGYSRPCLYKAYLTASVFACLCCLLYFLSAIYLSCKKCRGSQTVD from the coding sequence ATGCCTCCTGCACAGCATACCAGAAGCTCTGTGAGTGTGAGCAGAGATTTCTTAAAAAGTTTCCCTGGAGCTCTTAGACTGACACAGCTGCTCAGCGGAGCTGGCCTCTGGATCACTATTGCTTCAAACAAATACGAAGGCTCCATACATTTTGCTCTGGCTGTGGCTGTATTTTTCTGGCTGTTAACGTTGGCAATCTATTTCCTAACGCTGTTGGATAAACAGGAGTTGGTGCCACTTGTGGGTGCTGAACGCTGGCTGCTCACCAATGCCATTTATGATGCTGTGGCCACTGTGCTTCATATATCAGCAGCAGGGATCATGATTAACAAGACTGTAGCAAACAGTTTCTGTAATGTAGAGGGCTACTCACGGCCCTGCCTATACAAGGCATACCTAACTGCTTCTGTATTCGCCTGTCTATGCTGCCTGCTCTATTTCTTGTCTGCCATTTACTTATCGTGCAAGAAATGCAGGGGAAGCCAGACCGTTGACTGA